The sequence CCAACATTTAGTGAAAGTAGTTTAAAAGatctctaaaaaaaaataaaaataaaaataaaaataaaataaaaaaaaaaaaaaaaaaatcttaaacaaattaatgtttttattttattttattattttttatttttataactaatttttatgataatcacaaaaaaaaaaaaaaaaaaaaaaaaaaaaacctatttggattttttttttttttttgattattaatttttttttgattattaattttttttttttttttgtggttattgtaaaaatgtattatctaagaaaaaaaaaaaatcattggaTAATCCAAATTAAGtgcaaatatttaaaaaaaaaatttttaaataaaaaaaaaaggattcaagcaaatcaaatcaaattaaaaaaaaaaaaaaaaatttaaaaataaaaaaaaataaaatcaattattaaaatttattttttaacgcccaaacacaaaaaaaaaaaaaaatgcaaagattgaaattaataagtGGTTTATTGGAGTGAAGttgatttttcttttcagaaactaaccaaaaataaattaattttttgattattattttttttttcattaaatttttggATATCATTAAGTTTAGGGGTggtgttgattttttttttataaaataaggAAATTTCACACTCTGTTAAAAATGGTGagtggtttttttttctaaataaatCATGGTTggtttacaaaaaaaaaaaaaaaaaaaaattaaaaaaaaaataaaatctaattACAAAGTAGTTTAACTTCATAGtgttaaaaaatcaataataaaaaaaaaactataaataaaagaagttttttttttttttaatcattaaattgaaaatcaaaatttcattaattcaaattatcttttaaatattaaattcaacacAAATAAAATGTCTACCCAAGGTTTAGTTCAACTCCTCGCAAATGCTCAATGCCATTTAAGAACCTCAACCAATTACAATGGTGTCCACACTCAATTTAATTCTGCCTTAAACTACAAAAACAATGGTACCAATACCATTGATGGTTCAGAAGCTTGGTGTTCATCAATCGTAGATACCAACCAATACATTGTTGCTGGTTGTGAAGTTCCACGTACTTTTATGTGTGTTGCTCTCCAAGGTCGTGGTGATGCTGATCAATGGGTTACATCATACAAAATCCGTTATTCATTAGATAATGTTTCCTGGTTTGAATATCGTAATGGTGCTGCTGTTACTGGTGTAACTGATCGTAACACTGTTGTTAATCATTTCTTTGATACTCCAATTAGAGCTCGTTCAATTGCTATCCACCCATTAACCTGGAATGGTCACATTTCATTAAGATGTGAATTCTACACTCAACCAGTACAAAGCTCAGTCACTCAAGTTGGTGCAGATATTTACACTGGTGATAACTGTGCCTTAAATACCGGTTCAGGTAAACGTGAAGTTGTTGTCCCAGTTAAATTCCAATTTGAATTTGCTACTCTCCCAAAGGTTGCTCTCAACTTTGATCAAATCGATTGTACTGATGCCACCAATCAAACCCGTATTGGTGTCCAACCAAGAAATATTACCACCAAAGGTTTTGATTGTGTTTTCTACACTTGGAATGAAAACAAAGTTTACTCATTAAGAGCTGATTACATTGCTACCGCTTtggaataaattatttaaataaattttcatacTCTTAATacttttgtattattactcaatttaaatttcatttttttttttttttttttttttttttttttaaaaaaaaatagttaataataataataattgtaataccTTTTTAGATCATcatgatttaaaaaagtattataatttttataaatttttccACGATTACTAAGATTGTATTTTGTAAGGCTTAGCTTGGAAGACAGTAAGCTTTgggaatttgaattttattattttaattttaattttaatttaaaataatcattaaaaatattattcggcaaaataaaaaataaattattaagcaatcataaaaaatataattctcGTCCACTTCAAAACATTGGTTTAATAATCACCCTTTCTCTTAGTGATCAATGTtgtaaattgtaaaaaataaaataaaaaataaaaaaagaaacaaagaAACAAAGAAAAATCATAAAATTATGGAGGgatatcttattttttttaaatgactTTGAAATTACaagtaaaaaaagaaaactattaattaaaaaaaggttaatttaaattttaaaatctttttttatttattttccatTAAAAAGgttaattcaaattctaaatacaaattttttttttttttttttttttaatttaagtTCAAAataactaattttattttattttaatttaattttcttttcttcttttagattttaattttaattttaatttttttttttttttctaattttaatttttttttttttttttttttttctaattttaattttttttttttttttttttttttttttttttttttttccttggATCTATTAAAATAGTTCTCTTGTTcaaatttttagtttttttttaaaattttaaatatttaattttataattataaatcttataataaaataaaccaaataaaaaaaaaaaaaaaaaaatgtcaatGAAAGCGGCTGTGTTCAAAGAAAAGAATGGGAAATTAGAGGTAGTACAAATGCCAATTCCAGAACCTCAACCAGGATGGGTTAGAATTAAAGTTGAAGCATGTGGAGTTTGCCATAGTGATTTCTTTGTTAAATAtggtaattaatttttttatttatttatttttttaatttaatttttaattaactaatttttatttttataatttaatattaaattaacaaattttttttttttttaaaaaaaaaaaggtggaATGGGAAATAAATTTCCAAGGGTAATTTTtctaatatataataatattaatttaaaataaataataaataaataacttattttctttttctttttttttttttttttttttttttttttcaataaaaaaggtACCAGGTCATGAAGTAATTGGAAAAGTTGATAAATTAGGACAAGGtgttaataatgaagaatatGGAATTGGTAAAATGGTAGGAGTTGGATGGTTTGGTGGTAATCATTGTGGTAAATGTGAAGATTGTAAAGAGAATGAATGGGTACATTGTAAAGAATCCTATGTTTGTGGAATTCATTATGATGGTGGATATGCAGAGTATATGACAGCACCAGCAGATTCACTAGTTCCCATACCAGATTGTATGGATCCAGTTGAAAGTGCACCATTGTTATGTGCAGGTGTAACTGTATTCAATTCATTTAGAAATCAAAAAGTTAAAGCACCTGCATTAGTTGGAGTTCAAGGTATTGGTGGATTAGGTCATTTGGCAATTCAATTTTGTAAGAAAATGGGTTTTGAAGTGATTGCTCTATCAAGTGGAAATTCAAAAGAACAATTAACCAAAGAATTGGGTGCTCATTATTATGTTGATACTTCAAAAGATGGATACATTGATAAAgttaaatcaattggttCAGTCAAATGTATTTTAGTAACTGCTCCATTTGCATCGGCTGTACCAGGTCTATTAGAATGCTTAGGTACAAATGGTAAATTAGTCATCCTTGCCGCATTTAATGAACCATTTAATGCAAGTTCTATAGCAATGATTGGTGGTTCGAAATCAATTATTGGTTGGGCTTCTGGAGATTCTCGTGACTCTTCTGATACCTTTAACTTTGCTCGTAATAACCAAGTTAGACCAATGGTAAAATCATTCACATTAGAAGAAGCAAATGAAGCATTAGATGGAATTAATAATGCTAGATTTAGAAATGTtattaaaatgtaaaaaaaaaaaaaaaaaaaaaaagaaaaaagaatttctaaatttaattttattaaaatttaataaaattagtttaatttaatacttatttttaaattcatataaaaaataataataaataaaaaataaaaaaataataaaaatcgaaaagagaaaaaagaaataaaaaaattatttgatttgattttttttttttattttttattttaattttttttttttttgtaaaatttatattttttactttattagaattattttcttatattttaaaattttaaggTATACAGATAATCTAGATATTTTCAAACTCTTGTTTTTAAAtggattaattaaaaaataaacaattcgTAATTTCCTATTATGTCAAAATATTGTTAAAAAGGTtaaaaataactttattCGGAAAAAAAGTGggttatatttaaaaaatttgtaaacaCAAAAAAGGGAAGTTatagaaatttataaatcttttttttattttttttttttttttatttttaattttttatttttttatttttaatttttatttttttttttctttttttttttctaagcAATTTTGTCGgccatttttcttttttcattttttttttttttttttttttaaattaagaattattttggtaaattaatatatctaAGTGAATAACAATATGAGCtaacaaaattatttaaattattttctccttgaagaattttattagaacaataattattattaattgaaattaaagatgattttgattgaattggtttatttataattgattctaaatttagaaaaaagaaaaacaattttaaattagaatattttcattccagaatttttttttaaaataatttacaaattaaaaaattacataCTAAAAATAGACATTTTGGGAAATTAAGTATTTTAGTTTATtagttaatttaaaatttcttctttttttaattttggttgttatttttttctttttttttttttaatgaaataatttattttttttttcttctttaaatattaatttttttttaaagaaataaaataaaataaaataaaaataaaaataaaaataaaataataattttataaataaaattacaataattatagtaaaaaaataaaattaaccaATTATATGTTgatgtaattttaatacttACTTAAATTGCTAAATACGGTTATGTTGATAATACATTTCAAACTCCCTTCATTGCTACCAACACTTATATAAGTGGGTATtttctaattgttttttttttttcttttttcgggcgagtgataataattttaatatttaaaatgatgTCGTTAATTCATATAGAATTAAGTTatatatcatcatcatttccACGTGAACCCTAATGAAATAAaagtattatttttgaatagaaattagaaaacaaaataatatatataccCTATTATTATATACTTTCAAAACCAACAACTAAATATTTATCATGATAACGACCaactttttataattaactGACTTTATACTTATAATTTACCAACAATgtttatcaaatattaaCTTTGAATGTGTGTGTTGGTTTGGATGTATAATTTTGTGTATGCGTGgggaaaaaattattgttatttttaataaaataaaataatattaagaaataaaattaaaaaaaaaaaaaaaaaaaaaaaaaagaaaaaaaaaaaaaaaaaagaaaaataaaaaataaaaataaaaaaagtagtaattattataataattgtaaaaaaaaaaatcaaatttattataaagataaaataaaacatttttgACACACACTTAATACGATTAAcgattttaattaaaaaaaaaaaaaaaaaaattttactaATTACAGGATtacaatttgtaatttttattgcatttattaattttatttttttaataaaagatgAGCTTTAAGATTGAAATTTGTAGTATGTACTTTTTTTGACAagaaaaaaacctttttttttttttttggcaatgaataaataatattattatatattatcttttttaaatggttttttttttttttttttttttttttaaacagttttaattattattttttttttttttttttatattttggtttttgttaaatagatttttttttttttttttttttttttttttaaatttaaattattagttgTGAAGATTgagaatttatattattactattaataaattcagaAACTGATTTATTTGATAGGAAATGTAGTTTTAATCTTTCAAGATGTGgatatttttcattaaaatgaTGTGCCAAATGACCATGATTTTCCAAGTATCTTAAAGTTATATcgtataaaataaataaatataaatcagCCAAGGTTGTACTATCGCCGGTGCTGAaaatgttgattttgataattgattttcgaaatcattgaaatgtgtacataataattttgtaatttcttcattctatttatttaattaaaaaaaaaaaaaaaaaaattaaattaaaattggtactaaaaaaaaaataaaaataaaaaaaataaaaaaaatctaaaaatagatttttttttttttttttttttttttttttttttttttttttaattaaaaac comes from Dictyostelium discoideum AX4 chromosome 2 chromosome, whole genome shotgun sequence and encodes:
- the dscA-2 gene encoding discoidin I, A chain — translated: MSTQGLVQLLANAQCHLRTSTNYNGVHTQFNSALNYKNNGTNTIDGSEAWCSSIVDTNQYIVAGCEVPRTFMCVALQGRGDADQWVTSYKIRYSLDNVSWFEYRNGAAVTGVTDRNTVVNHFFDTPIRARSIAIHPLTWNGHISLRCEFYTQPVQSSVTQVGADIYTGDNCALNTGSGKREVVVPVKFQFEFATLPKVALNFDQIDCTDATNQTRIGVQPRNITTKGFDCVFYTWNENKVYSLRADYIATALE
- a CDS encoding zinc-containing alcohol dehydrogenase (Similar to ADH) gives rise to the protein MSMKAAVFKEKNGKLEVVQMPIPEPQPGWVRIKVEACGVCHSDFFVKYGGMGNKFPRVPGHEVIGKVDKLGQGVNNEEYGIGKMVGVGWFGGNHCGKCEDCKENEWVHCKESYVCGIHYDGGYAEYMTAPADSLVPIPDCMDPVESAPLLCAGVTVFNSFRNQKVKAPALVGVQGIGGLGHLAIQFCKKMGFEVIALSSGNSKEQLTKELGAHYYVDTSKDGYIDKVKSIGSVKCILVTAPFASAVPGLLECLGTNGKLVILAAFNEPFNASSIAMIGGSKSIIGWASGDSRDSSDTFNFARNNQVRPMVKSFTLEEANEALDGINNARFRNVIKM